In one Candidatus Hydrogenedentota bacterium genomic region, the following are encoded:
- a CDS encoding DUF1559 domain-containing protein — protein sequence MSSTKKYGFTLIELLVVIAIIGILAAILLPALARAREAARRASCQNNLKQMGVIFKMYSGESKGELLPPIRTAIIDLTIPLVDGCNGPNADASFARATTPHGPAIYPEYLTDFNTLICPSDPRSSKVDSGEWWHCPENDATSPINPWLVHNMSYIYYSWALSPELYLADIANLNNPEDDIGAFLGLLNPAFLDVVTELVTRVGEAYTTADYSVFDEDFDVGGRPLYRLREGIERFFVSDINNAAASSKAQSDLPIMHDDINANVQLNGGSFNHIPGGANVLYLDGHVSFLKYPSDWPVASSWAMMMRAIDTL from the coding sequence GTGAGCAGTACAAAGAAGTACGGATTTACCCTGATCGAGTTGTTGGTCGTAATCGCCATTATCGGCATCTTGGCGGCGATCCTGTTGCCCGCGTTGGCGAGGGCTCGCGAGGCCGCGCGCCGCGCATCGTGTCAGAATAACCTCAAACAGATGGGCGTAATCTTCAAGATGTATTCGGGGGAATCCAAGGGTGAATTGCTGCCCCCGATACGAACGGCCATCATCGATCTCACGATACCCTTGGTAGACGGCTGCAACGGACCCAACGCCGACGCCTCGTTTGCGCGCGCAACAACGCCCCATGGGCCCGCGATTTATCCGGAGTACCTCACCGACTTCAACACGCTCATTTGCCCGTCCGATCCGCGCAGCAGCAAGGTGGATTCGGGCGAGTGGTGGCACTGCCCCGAAAACGACGCGACGAGTCCGATCAATCCGTGGCTCGTGCACAACATGTCGTACATCTACTACAGTTGGGCGCTTTCGCCCGAGTTGTACCTCGCGGACATCGCAAACCTCAACAACCCCGAAGACGATATTGGCGCCTTTCTCGGCCTGCTCAATCCCGCGTTTCTGGACGTCGTGACGGAACTCGTTACGCGCGTCGGCGAAGCCTACACGACCGCCGATTACTCCGTTTTCGACGAAGACTTCGACGTCGGTGGAAGACCGCTCTACCGTTTGCGCGAGGGCATCGAACGCTTCTTCGTCTCCGACATCAACAACGCCGCTGCCTCCTCGAAGGCCCAGAGCGACCTGCCGATCATGCACGACGACATCAACGCCAACGTTCAATTGAATGGCGGCAGCTTCAACCATATCCCGGGCGGGGCGAATGTCCTCTACCTTGATGGACATGTCTCGTTTCTCAAGTATCCCAGCGATTGGCCCGTAGCCAGCTCGTGGGCCATGATGATGCGCGCTATCGATACGCTGTAG
- a CDS encoding radical SAM protein encodes MNSNTNTAPPLRSDAKNLSATAPLERTTIRTLTKRGVLWLGQTCNQRCYFCYFLTRVADAHHPEHPFMSLEKAKEICKRLRYFYGNTSIDIQGGEPTIYPDILELIRYCREIGLYPTLITNGLQLAKPGILEQFRDAGIRDFLVSLHGIGEQHDLVVGKKGAYEKITTAIQRMRELGIPFRLNCTMSKPVVPLLPEIARRAVEYSARAVNYIAFNPFEDQDSGIRTHENVARYSEIKPYLTEAMDILEAASIEVNVRYVPLCVGEARHRKGFYNFQQLPYDHHEWDYESWMWTGLRPERMRDGNLVPVYRMGPLADRVFRGHVELIRDNYYRRPWRGRFRFGAQHVVGRLTQAIRGKDILYREEARKRASQDLHYKHDNGCSKCAAREICDGFHGDYALLFGTSEATPIIEDRTATSPLHYIQHQEKVVEPEDRQWALKG; translated from the coding sequence ATGAACTCAAACACCAATACCGCCCCCCCGCTCCGATCTGACGCGAAAAACCTTTCTGCGACGGCACCTCTTGAGAGGACAACGATTCGCACACTCACAAAGCGTGGAGTCTTGTGGTTGGGACAGACCTGCAATCAACGTTGTTACTTCTGTTATTTCCTAACCCGTGTTGCCGATGCCCACCATCCCGAGCACCCGTTCATGTCGTTGGAGAAGGCCAAAGAAATCTGCAAACGGCTTCGCTATTTTTACGGTAATACCTCTATTGACATTCAGGGTGGCGAGCCAACAATCTACCCCGACATTCTTGAACTCATCAGGTATTGCCGCGAAATTGGCTTGTATCCGACTCTGATTACCAACGGTCTGCAATTGGCCAAGCCCGGCATTCTCGAACAATTTCGCGACGCGGGCATTCGTGATTTTCTCGTTAGCCTTCATGGCATCGGCGAACAGCATGATCTTGTCGTCGGTAAGAAGGGGGCCTATGAGAAAATCACGACTGCTATTCAACGCATGCGCGAATTGGGAATTCCGTTCCGGCTGAACTGCACGATGTCCAAGCCCGTCGTACCGCTCTTACCGGAGATCGCGCGGCGGGCCGTCGAATACAGCGCGCGCGCGGTAAACTACATCGCGTTCAACCCGTTCGAGGATCAGGATTCCGGTATCCGAACACATGAAAACGTCGCTCGGTATTCGGAGATTAAGCCGTATCTCACTGAGGCCATGGACATTCTGGAAGCAGCTTCCATCGAGGTGAACGTACGCTACGTTCCGTTGTGCGTGGGCGAGGCACGCCATCGAAAAGGCTTCTACAATTTCCAACAGCTTCCGTACGATCATCACGAGTGGGACTACGAAAGCTGGATGTGGACCGGACTACGCCCAGAGCGAATGCGGGACGGGAATCTCGTGCCGGTATACAGGATGGGTCCGTTGGCGGATCGCGTGTTCCGCGGTCATGTGGAGTTGATTCGAGACAATTATTACCGCCGTCCGTGGCGCGGTCGATTCCGGTTTGGCGCGCAACACGTTGTCGGGCGATTGACGCAGGCTATTCGCGGAAAGGACATACTCTATCGTGAGGAAGCGCGAAAGCGGGCTTCACAGGATCTGCACTACAAGCACGATAACGGATGCAGCAAGTGCGCTGCACGTGAAATTTGCGATGGTTTTCACGGAGACTATGCGCTGCTATTTGGTACCTCGGAGGCGACTCCCATTATCGAGGACAGGACCGCAACGAGCCCTCTTCACTACATTCAGCATCAGGAGAAAGTGGTAGAGCCGGAAGACCGGCAATGGGCGTTGAAAGGATAG
- a CDS encoding ABC transporter permease translates to MSSLVYSDAYARQVRRVLPDLIRSRGLIYDLVSKDLRARYRNTVVGFMWTVLQPLAFTLILTFVFTHVFAGRAAGLSGDHPMIVHILCGLVFWQMFATSVGRATSSLLDNHDLVKKAYFPREVMPLASMGICIVNGIIGFLLFMVVRIWLEGGFGWNALWTPVIFLIQLILTTGIALLCAYLNVYYRDVGYIVEVALTFGFYATPIFYSIEQVSAAAGNSLALKLYMLNPMVGIISSFRQVLLDNRAPSLDLMLYPLAIAVIVLLLGIVMFRRNAATIADHL, encoded by the coding sequence ATGAGTTCACTTGTTTACAGCGACGCCTATGCGAGACAGGTTCGACGGGTACTGCCCGACCTGATTCGAAGCCGGGGCCTCATCTACGATCTAGTCTCCAAGGATCTTCGGGCACGGTATCGCAATACCGTGGTCGGGTTCATGTGGACGGTACTGCAGCCCCTTGCGTTCACGCTGATACTGACGTTTGTGTTTACTCATGTGTTTGCGGGAAGGGCTGCCGGATTGTCCGGCGACCATCCTATGATTGTCCACATCTTGTGTGGCCTTGTCTTCTGGCAAATGTTCGCGACCTCCGTCGGACGGGCGACGTCTTCACTGCTCGACAACCACGATCTGGTCAAGAAGGCCTATTTCCCGCGAGAAGTGATGCCGCTGGCGTCCATGGGCATCTGCATCGTGAACGGCATCATCGGTTTCCTGCTTTTCATGGTTGTGCGAATCTGGCTCGAAGGGGGATTCGGCTGGAACGCGCTATGGACTCCCGTGATCTTTCTTATCCAACTGATCCTCACGACTGGCATCGCGCTGTTGTGCGCATATCTCAATGTCTACTACCGCGACGTCGGTTACATCGTCGAGGTAGCGCTGACGTTCGGATTCTATGCAACGCCCATCTTCTACAGCATCGAACAAGTTAGCGCCGCGGCGGGCAATTCGCTTGCACTGAAGTTGTACATGCTGAACCCGATGGTGGGGATCATCTCCTCGTTCCGGCAAGTTCTGCTGGACAATCGCGCGCCTTCGCTGGACCTAATGCTCTATCCTCTCGCAATCGCCGTAATCGTCCTGCTGCTTGGCATCGTGATGTTTCGACGTAACGCGGCCACCATCGCCGATCATCTCTAA
- a CDS encoding glycosyltransferase, producing the protein MNDSLLETSPDAAGASIRVAPVRGLIPAVNAKGSPFPQVVLNKWIRLSRTAYKTPKIDVFFDAFNAGVFREMTACADTLDTKLSIRTNCASAPPSAEELKALAPWDVYLAGPSPSDANVRAWMDACRECRIPVRLQVRAPFGPAFNADAWATDFAEHGVVSVNVCLADPFATSSTKQNGTDPDWASQSAALADALQAKGIEINIVGLPFCGVDERLWPNVLNSRQFVLDHQQYREKAYQLAQLLYRRSPIVAGKIVTMLLARHTLFKDPIDARVLPLLVSRPVPYLWAVAWRKLTRHLRFIPKTPHIRPSDDILDNAAFAQADDRTKLDGDPVCGTCCMRRICDGITPDVKRVCPSLTALPRAGELIVSPMHFCADRPRYYDAFDAGRGRFTEGQIALAKKANDLTSNSIPTRRITPREYGTDDAMFAQFEGAVQWRSLSNGEKLSWPLARLTAPYTVSVTFGGGIADYIGFSLGRHCRIVCPMEAYRHTLTLHVEADGHYVFLRDGQLVRPTEFEGLFYAPVRLASATELRLSIWNIESEILSQFVDIWTEETSETSALPKPTYSVVIVSTRYARRLQAVLLSLANQRGFDMRKLEVIVAYVPGLDPTDDLLDSLQMTHPDLRIHRSPFQEKYANSKGFIINETVKMASGEWIVLIDSDIVVPPNMFQSIDKLKTDSYFLAADGRKMLSPETTAKILLGEILPWRDWDDLLSDASEFRLREAHGVPVGFFQCVRASCWDKVQYEELDHFEGSDMRFGVRIIHTFGPPVRLSGLPVLHLDHGGSQWYGTIKHR; encoded by the coding sequence TTGAACGACAGTCTCCTCGAAACATCCCCGGATGCCGCGGGAGCAAGTATTCGCGTCGCACCGGTTCGAGGTCTGATTCCCGCCGTGAACGCGAAGGGCTCGCCGTTTCCGCAGGTCGTATTGAACAAGTGGATCCGGCTGAGCCGAACCGCCTACAAGACGCCCAAGATCGATGTGTTTTTCGACGCATTCAACGCGGGCGTCTTCCGTGAGATGACCGCGTGTGCCGACACGCTCGACACAAAGCTTTCGATCCGCACCAACTGCGCGTCCGCGCCTCCCAGCGCGGAGGAACTCAAGGCACTCGCCCCGTGGGACGTCTATTTGGCTGGGCCTTCGCCCTCCGATGCCAACGTCCGCGCATGGATGGACGCCTGCCGCGAATGCCGGATTCCGGTGCGTTTGCAGGTGCGCGCGCCGTTCGGGCCTGCCTTCAACGCCGATGCGTGGGCCACCGATTTCGCCGAGCATGGCGTCGTCTCCGTGAATGTGTGCCTCGCGGACCCCTTCGCGACCAGTTCGACAAAGCAGAATGGCACAGACCCAGATTGGGCAAGCCAGTCTGCTGCCCTTGCAGACGCCCTCCAGGCAAAGGGAATCGAGATCAATATAGTTGGCCTTCCATTTTGCGGAGTGGATGAGCGACTCTGGCCGAATGTGCTGAACTCACGCCAGTTCGTGCTGGATCATCAACAGTACCGCGAGAAGGCGTATCAACTCGCGCAGTTGCTGTATCGCCGGAGTCCGATTGTCGCGGGGAAGATCGTGACGATGCTTCTCGCGCGGCACACCCTCTTCAAAGACCCTATCGACGCGCGCGTGCTTCCGTTGCTCGTCAGCAGGCCCGTTCCCTACCTGTGGGCCGTTGCGTGGCGAAAACTGACGCGGCATCTGCGGTTCATTCCGAAGACACCACACATCCGCCCCTCCGACGACATTCTCGACAATGCGGCCTTCGCGCAGGCAGACGACCGAACGAAACTGGATGGCGATCCGGTATGCGGTACGTGTTGCATGCGGCGCATCTGCGACGGCATTACTCCCGACGTCAAGCGCGTATGTCCGTCGCTCACGGCATTGCCGCGCGCAGGCGAACTCATCGTATCGCCCATGCACTTTTGCGCAGACCGCCCGAGATACTACGACGCGTTCGACGCGGGGCGCGGCAGGTTTACGGAAGGGCAGATCGCGCTTGCGAAGAAAGCAAACGACCTCACGAGCAACAGCATACCGACGCGGCGCATCACCCCGCGCGAATACGGCACGGATGACGCGATGTTCGCCCAGTTCGAGGGCGCGGTGCAGTGGCGTTCGCTCTCAAACGGCGAGAAACTCAGTTGGCCGCTGGCGCGCTTGACGGCCCCCTATACCGTGTCGGTTACGTTCGGAGGAGGGATTGCCGACTATATCGGCTTCAGCCTGGGACGGCATTGCCGCATCGTGTGCCCAATGGAGGCGTATCGACATACCTTAACGCTGCACGTCGAGGCGGACGGACACTACGTCTTTTTGCGCGATGGCCAACTCGTTCGCCCGACGGAGTTCGAGGGGCTGTTCTACGCGCCCGTGCGGTTGGCCTCGGCCACCGAACTGCGATTGTCCATATGGAACATCGAATCGGAGATCCTCAGCCAGTTTGTGGACATCTGGACAGAGGAGACCAGTGAAACCTCCGCCCTTCCAAAGCCAACGTATTCCGTGGTGATTGTCAGCACCCGCTATGCGCGCCGTTTGCAGGCCGTATTGCTGAGTCTCGCGAACCAGCGCGGGTTCGACATGCGCAAACTCGAAGTCATCGTGGCCTACGTGCCTGGCCTGGACCCCACCGATGACCTTCTCGACAGCCTGCAAATGACGCACCCGGATCTGCGTATTCATCGCTCGCCGTTCCAGGAGAAATACGCCAATTCCAAGGGCTTCATCATCAACGAAACCGTCAAGATGGCCTCGGGCGAATGGATCGTTCTCATTGACTCGGATATCGTTGTGCCGCCGAATATGTTTCAGAGCATCGACAAGTTGAAGACCGACAGTTACTTCCTCGCCGCGGACGGCCGCAAGATGTTATCGCCGGAAACAACAGCGAAAATACTGCTTGGCGAAATATTGCCGTGGCGCGATTGGGATGACTTGCTTTCCGATGCCAGCGAGTTCCGGCTGCGTGAAGCGCATGGAGTCCCTGTGGGCTTTTTCCAATGCGTGCGTGCGTCCTGCTGGGACAAAGTGCAGTATGAAGAACTGGATCACTTCGAAGGTTCGGACATGCGGTTCGGAGTGCGCATCATCCACACCTTCGGACCCCCGGTGCGCTTAAGCGGACTTCCGGTGCTGCATCTGGACCACGGCGGCAGCCAGTGGTACGGGACGATCAAGCACCGTTGA
- a CDS encoding class I SAM-dependent methyltransferase: MASSFLAKWRRRLGLYRDIGFLYRTGFFTNSVTACPICASSDVIFEAKNDVSELDRCKKCNHVYTRKQPRDYILRIMYGDFGYWVKDKAHQGIHSVEYGPQWEGFIKARVGIMERCGMLDGKEAKRFFEIGCSEGILLKALVDRGHQASGCEMNVAIAEAGRRSLGVDISSEKFENLRLDDSCFDGIVSFHTVEHVNSPHSVLKKSAKLLKPSGAILIEVPIGEEEYANTDHLHFFSRESLRALLDTYFEESEIIDNCYTNCNNVLIGSVYGFGRRPRRG; this comes from the coding sequence GTGGCGAGTTCTTTCCTGGCTAAATGGCGCAGGCGGTTGGGTCTCTATCGTGACATTGGGTTTCTCTACCGAACCGGGTTCTTCACAAATTCCGTTACTGCGTGCCCAATCTGCGCAAGCTCCGACGTCATTTTCGAAGCCAAGAACGATGTAAGCGAGCTCGATCGCTGCAAGAAGTGCAATCACGTGTACACCCGCAAGCAGCCTCGCGATTACATACTCCGCATTATGTATGGCGACTTCGGCTACTGGGTGAAAGACAAGGCGCATCAGGGCATTCACTCCGTGGAATATGGCCCCCAATGGGAAGGATTCATCAAAGCACGTGTCGGCATAATGGAGCGGTGCGGTATGCTGGACGGAAAGGAAGCGAAACGCTTCTTCGAAATTGGCTGCTCGGAAGGAATCCTGCTTAAAGCGCTGGTTGATCGCGGTCACCAGGCATCCGGTTGCGAAATGAACGTGGCAATTGCCGAGGCCGGACGTCGCTCGCTGGGAGTCGATATCTCTTCCGAGAAATTCGAGAATCTCCGTCTGGATGACTCGTGTTTTGACGGAATTGTCTCTTTCCACACGGTGGAGCACGTCAATTCTCCGCATTCCGTCTTAAAGAAGTCAGCCAAACTCCTGAAGCCTTCAGGTGCCATTCTGATTGAGGTGCCTATCGGCGAAGAAGAGTATGCCAATACTGACCACCTTCATTTCTTTTCTCGCGAATCGCTTCGCGCGCTTCTTGACACTTATTTCGAGGAATCCGAAATCATTGACAACTGCTACACCAACTGCAATAACGTGCTTATTGGTTCTGTCTACGGATTTGGGCGCCGCCCTCGCCGGGGGTGA
- a CDS encoding ABC transporter ATP-binding protein, whose product MPIIELENVGKKFATRRGTGMLLGRRGLFDTLRGRKTEYFDALRGITFNVEPGDSFGIIGPNGSGKSTLLKILAGVTAPTSGHVRVHGRMASLLELGAGFHPLLTGRENVYLNGRILGMSHKDVDGVFDRIVEFSGIEPFIDNPVETYSSGMFVRLAFSVAVHANPDIFLVDEVLAVGDEEFQRKCRQRIIDLRDQGKTIIFVSHDLGLVHALCNHVVLLTKGEMVTRGSPQQTIEYYLRQTGSPKGVHTFKEGNLDAIFANGRISLFRDQVEVSASGGLRAEVYSMEACHQCHEATWTVVEKGPFHCVARGRMPRLPLVHIWRMWIENNRLKWSVAVECDRPTPVTLINANLFFPALYREWIYGDLEGVFPDHLPTDTFWTSVASYTAPCREAALFAPDDSVFPNIDIAVESLYPFVRLFWYNSDYVAGSRVLQINAQFPAQEARLPKGRTELFEASIDLGSSKATIHSRTQTVRSVNSGDVSCYFERGSIRISYRGEELTSFGHVYSSLLIGRLWNDSIGLQWGSAERIGDTLRISGESRRIPFHLTWEISPCVSGFDLSLWLDTLDVLDVQEYQVSVMLRDSYDHWESEHESGIFPQVATSQKDWVHLNTDYSPGGRISAWGPSLPKVTFSGKATVSHPRMTALNTAHFENARVLQALHTPARLVFHVDKGRHLLFSGTISIEAT is encoded by the coding sequence ATGCCCATCATCGAATTAGAAAATGTAGGCAAGAAATTCGCCACGCGACGCGGCACCGGCATGCTGCTGGGACGCCGCGGACTGTTCGACACGTTGCGGGGCCGCAAAACCGAGTACTTTGACGCGTTGCGTGGAATCACGTTCAACGTGGAACCAGGCGATTCGTTTGGAATCATCGGTCCCAACGGTTCCGGCAAGAGCACCCTGCTGAAGATCCTTGCGGGAGTCACGGCGCCGACCAGCGGTCACGTGCGGGTACACGGACGGATGGCTTCGCTTCTTGAACTAGGCGCGGGCTTCCATCCATTGCTCACGGGGCGCGAAAACGTCTACCTCAACGGCCGCATTCTTGGCATGTCCCACAAAGACGTTGACGGCGTGTTCGACCGTATCGTCGAGTTTTCGGGCATTGAGCCTTTCATCGACAACCCCGTGGAAACCTACTCCAGCGGCATGTTTGTGCGCCTCGCCTTCTCCGTGGCCGTACACGCCAACCCCGACATCTTCCTCGTCGACGAAGTTCTTGCCGTGGGCGACGAAGAATTCCAGCGCAAATGCCGCCAGCGCATCATCGATTTGCGCGACCAAGGAAAGACAATCATTTTTGTCTCGCACGATCTCGGATTGGTCCACGCGCTGTGCAACCATGTAGTTCTCCTCACCAAAGGCGAGATGGTCACCCGCGGATCGCCGCAACAAACCATCGAATACTACCTGCGGCAAACGGGGTCGCCGAAGGGAGTGCACACGTTCAAAGAGGGCAATCTGGATGCCATCTTTGCAAACGGGCGGATATCACTTTTCCGAGATCAGGTAGAAGTCAGTGCTTCTGGCGGCCTGCGCGCCGAGGTATATTCCATGGAGGCCTGCCATCAATGCCACGAGGCAACATGGACGGTCGTCGAGAAAGGGCCCTTCCACTGTGTGGCGCGCGGACGTATGCCACGCCTGCCCTTGGTCCATATCTGGAGAATGTGGATCGAGAATAACCGTCTAAAGTGGAGTGTGGCTGTTGAATGCGACCGTCCGACTCCGGTAACGCTTATTAATGCCAACCTCTTCTTCCCCGCGCTTTACCGCGAATGGATCTACGGCGACTTAGAGGGCGTCTTTCCAGACCATCTCCCGACGGATACATTCTGGACATCCGTGGCGTCGTACACCGCCCCGTGCAGGGAAGCTGCGCTCTTTGCTCCTGACGATTCGGTCTTTCCCAACATCGACATTGCCGTAGAATCGCTTTACCCGTTTGTCCGCCTATTCTGGTACAACAGCGATTATGTCGCTGGTTCCCGCGTTCTCCAGATCAATGCACAATTCCCCGCGCAGGAAGCGCGTTTACCAAAAGGTCGAACCGAACTCTTTGAGGCCTCTATTGACCTGGGTTCCTCAAAGGCAACTATTCATTCCCGAACACAGACTGTTCGATCGGTGAACTCAGGCGATGTTTCCTGTTATTTCGAGCGGGGGTCCATCCGAATATCCTATCGGGGAGAGGAACTCACAAGTTTCGGGCATGTTTACTCCTCGCTGCTCATCGGCCGTCTGTGGAACGACAGTATCGGCCTTCAGTGGGGAAGTGCTGAGCGAATCGGCGACACGTTGCGAATATCGGGCGAATCCAGAAGGATACCGTTTCACCTCACTTGGGAAATTTCGCCGTGCGTTTCGGGTTTCGATCTTTCACTCTGGCTGGACACTCTGGATGTTCTCGACGTCCAGGAATATCAAGTCAGCGTTATGCTTCGCGACTCGTACGATCATTGGGAAAGCGAGCATGAATCAGGGATCTTTCCGCAAGTTGCCACAAGTCAAAAGGACTGGGTTCATCTGAACACAGACTATAGTCCGGGAGGCAGAATCTCGGCGTGGGGTCCGTCACTGCCAAAGGTAACCTTCTCAGGCAAAGCCACGGTTAGCCATCCCCGGATGACAGCCCTTAACACCGCCCATTTCGAGAATGCTCGTGTACTTCAAGCTCTCCACACTCCTGCCCGGCTTGTCTTTCATGTAGATAAGGGAAGACATCTCTTGTTCTCTGGGACAATCTCGATTGAGGCTACCTAG
- a CDS encoding PhoPQ-activated pathogenicity-related family protein, which produces MKKCQIPPLTSWILVIALCLSFCGCSTSLSPSTDSAVEKSSQTPLDEYVAKPDPAFTYDPKPAREDQKDAYTARTYHLVSQEWLDTTKVDRTKWEHWVIVVIPKEVKYNQTLLFIGGGGNGGQDVPEADGMLAQVAVMTKSILVEIKQIPNQPLHFTEEKDEQYKESGRKEDSLIAYGWDKFLVTQDPIWLARLPMTKAVVRAMDLVQKEYPQITGFFVCGGSKRGWTTWTTAAVDKRVVGIAPAVIDVLNVAKSLDNHFAAYGFWAPAVGNYDEMHIMDRMHTPEFKALEAVVDPYSYIDRLTMPKYIINAAGDQFFPPDSWKFYFDDLKGEKYLRYIPNTDHGLSPEAYFNMASFYNAVLTNTPRPKFTWSKGADGSLEVRCEDKPTQVLLWQATNPEGRDFRLEKIGKAYVSSPAEETEPGVYRAAIQAPEKGYTAFLLEMEFPNPGFQSPFKFTTGISIVPDTYPGAK; this is translated from the coding sequence ATGAAGAAATGTCAGATCCCCCCTCTGACCTCCTGGATTCTGGTCATCGCATTGTGTCTTTCCTTTTGCGGATGTTCGACATCGTTGTCACCGTCGACCGATTCCGCGGTGGAAAAGTCGTCGCAAACTCCGCTTGACGAGTACGTAGCCAAACCCGATCCCGCGTTCACTTACGATCCAAAACCTGCACGAGAAGACCAAAAAGACGCGTATACGGCGCGTACTTACCACTTGGTTTCCCAGGAGTGGCTGGACACCACGAAGGTCGATCGCACCAAGTGGGAGCACTGGGTAATCGTTGTCATTCCGAAGGAGGTCAAGTACAACCAGACGCTCCTCTTCATCGGCGGCGGCGGCAACGGCGGCCAAGACGTGCCCGAAGCCGACGGCATGCTGGCGCAAGTGGCCGTAATGACCAAATCGATATTGGTGGAGATCAAACAGATCCCCAACCAGCCGTTGCACTTCACGGAAGAGAAAGATGAACAATACAAGGAATCCGGGAGAAAGGAAGACTCCCTAATCGCTTATGGCTGGGACAAGTTCCTGGTGACGCAGGATCCGATTTGGCTGGCCCGCCTACCCATGACCAAAGCCGTTGTGCGCGCCATGGATTTGGTCCAGAAGGAGTACCCTCAAATCACGGGCTTCTTCGTGTGCGGCGGCTCCAAGCGGGGTTGGACCACCTGGACTACTGCTGCAGTCGACAAACGCGTGGTTGGCATCGCGCCGGCGGTGATCGACGTGCTGAACGTGGCGAAGTCGCTCGACAACCATTTCGCCGCGTACGGATTCTGGGCGCCGGCGGTTGGCAATTACGACGAAATGCATATCATGGATCGGATGCACACGCCGGAGTTCAAGGCATTGGAAGCGGTTGTCGACCCGTATTCCTATATCGACCGGTTGACCATGCCCAAGTACATCATCAACGCGGCAGGCGACCAGTTCTTCCCGCCGGACTCGTGGAAGTTTTATTTCGACGACTTGAAGGGCGAGAAATACCTCCGCTACATACCGAATACCGATCACGGTCTTTCGCCGGAAGCCTATTTCAACATGGCGTCGTTTTATAACGCGGTTCTCACCAACACGCCGCGTCCAAAGTTCACCTGGAGCAAGGGAGCGGACGGCTCGCTCGAGGTACGCTGCGAAGACAAACCCACGCAGGTCTTGCTGTGGCAAGCGACAAATCCCGAGGGACGCGATTTCCGTCTGGAGAAAATCGGCAAGGCATACGTGAGTTCTCCCGCCGAGGAGACCGAGCCGGGCGTGTACCGCGCCGCAATACAGGCTCCCGAAAAGGGTTATACGGCCTTCCTGTTGGAGATGGAATTCCCGAACCCCGGATTCCAATCTCCGTTCAAGTTCACGACTGGCATCAGCATCGTCCCTGACACGTATCCAGGCGCGAAATAG